The genomic stretch TGACGGCCATGGGAATTGATCCAAACAACGATTGGTGGCCTATTGCGTGGACGGTGATGGAGGCTGAGAGCTACGAAAAGTGGAAATGGTTCCTCGGCTATCTGGCAGATGACCTCCACATACAGAAGAATGCCCCAAGATTTGTCTTCATGTCTGACCAGCAAAAGGTACGAGTAATGTGATTTCAGTAAAATGTGTATACTTCAACTGTGATTTTTGAAGTAATAATACTATAGTTGTGATTTGGCCTATAGAGTAGTAGTTTGAGTGTGATTATAGATTTTCTATCTGTGTTATAGCTGTACTAATTTGTGGGAAACCACAATTGGTAGGGTCTTGCAAAAGCCATCCTCGAGGATTTCCCACAGAGCGAGCATCGCTTATGTGTGCAGCACAtatacaacaacttcaagaagagATTCATCGGGGAGAATTTTAAGGAGATGTTGTGGGAGCTTGCGTCGAGTACAACCCCCGAACAGTATGTGGAGAGAATGGATGCAGTGCGGATTATATATCCCCAAGCACATCAATACCTACTCGGTGTTGCTCCTAAAGAAAAATGGGTGAAGGCTTATTTCTCGCCGCATGTTTGTTGTGATGTTATCCTCAACAATATATGCGAGACCTTTAATTCGAAGATAACAATTCCTCGCGAGTTGGCCATTGTCACCATGTTGGAGGAGATCCGGACAAGTCAAATGGAGACGATACAGATTAGAGGCCAATGGATCAAGATATACGATCACACACTGCCGCCCGTTATCAAAGAGATCGTGGATAAGTATTTGATGAGGGCTTCTTCTTGGAGATCAACATGGAACGGAGAGGATTCGTACCAAGTGTCGGGACCGTCAGGCCAGTATGTAGTGAACATGCATGACTTTACTTGCTCTTGGAGATTATGGCAGCTGACTGGGATCTCATGCACTCATGCCATCGCTACAATCAACAAGAATGGGAAGGATGTAGCAGACTATGTATCCCGCTATTATTTGCGGTCCACAATGACGCTCCTGTACGAGAATGCCCTCTACCCAATCAATGGGATGGATAATTGGCCGAAGACTTCTGACGTTGGATTTGAACTGGAACCCCCGAGGACACAGCGACAACGTGGACGGCCAAAGAAACTGAGGCGTGAAGAACCCCAGGTTCATCACCATGCGAATGGATCAGAGTCTCTGCGACGAACCTTTGAACTCAGGTGTCGTCGGTGCGGACAAGATGGGCATAACCGAAGAACATGCACTAATGATCCCCGCATAGATGCCCGAACCGAAATTGGACAGAGTTCACAGCCCAGTGAGACCAGTGCGCCACCCACAACGGACGGCAGTGACAGGCCTGCGGCGTCCAACGTGTTTTAAAATGAAGAGGTATTGTTATTATTAATCAAGATTATATGATTTCCCAACCCGCtaattgtgttttttaatgGCTTGTTTGTTACAGACCACTCTACCTCGGAGAGAACGACCTAGCACACGTCGGTCTCCGCAGTCAAACCAGGAGGTAGTAGTCAAGATCTCTTTTCATTTCATAAACATTGCAAGTCAATTTGACtggtttgttgtttgttgtagaCCAATCCTACAGCTACAAGGCCCAACACACGTCGGTCTACCCGGTCAAGTCAGAAGGTAGTATTCAAGATCAAGCTTTCACTTTTCATTTCCTAAAAATCCAGTCAATTTGACcggtttgttgt from Salvia splendens isolate huo1 chromosome 15, SspV2, whole genome shotgun sequence encodes the following:
- the LOC121766865 gene encoding uncharacterized protein LOC121766865 — its product is MEKIKANPHIPLAAIRQCVDEEFGLKVGRMKAYRARDSALEGIFGKAGLQYRRLFDYKAELERTHADSSVHIHYENFRDPEVVGPRFLRFYSCLGPLKKGWICFCHPIIFFDACFLRGMYRGQLMTAMGIDPNNDWWPIAWTVMEAESYEKWKWFLGYLADDLHIQKNAPRFVFMSDQQKGLAKAILEDFPQSEHRLCVQHIYNNFKKRFIGENFKEMLWELASSTTPEQYVERMDAVRIIYPQAHQYLLGVAPKEKWVKAYFSPHVCCDVILNNICETFNSKITIPRELAIVTMLEEIRTSQMETIQIRGQWIKIYDHTLPPVIKEIVDKYLMRASSWRSTWNGEDSYQVSGPSGQYVVNMHDFTCSWRLWQLTGISCTHAIATINKNGKDVADYVSRYYLRSTMTLLYENALYPINGMDNWPKTSDVGFELEPPRTQRQRGRPKKLRREEPQVHHHANGSESLRRTFELRCRRCGQDGHNRRTCTNDPRIDARTEIGQSSQPSETSAPPTTDGSDRPAASNVF